Genomic window (Dolosigranulum savutiense):
GATGTATATGCTGTTGGATCACATAATTCAAATGCAACAATTAAATTTACAGAACCAACTGACGATGTTAATGTCCTAGATCCAACAGATCCTGAAAAAACACTGGATCCTCAACCAAATGAAGGTAAAACGGGAGATACAGGTCCACTAACATTAGACTACGTCACTAATTTAGATTTTGGCACACATGCTGTATCAATTGCTGAACAGACTTATACAGCAACGAATGATCCACAACCATTTACTCAAGTGACCGATCGTCGTGGTACAAGTACTGGGTGGACATTAACTGTACAAGCGGCTACTTTTCAAAGTAACGGGCAGAATACTTTACCTGGAGCTTCGTTAACTTTTGAGAATGGGACAACTGCATCGAACTTGAATGGTTTAGATGCTCCGCGAGTCAATAGTCCTATTAATGTCACTACTGGTGGAAATGCAGTAAATGTAACCGTTGCTAATGTTGGACAAGGACGTGGTACATGGATTACACGTTGGTCAAAGGATGATGTTAAACTAACAATACCACAAGGAACTGCTACAGAAGGAACACATACGTCACAACTGACTTGGACATTAAGTGATGCACCACAATAACCATTATAGATATGTATACAGCAAGGAGCTAGGCATTACTGCTTGGCTCCTTATTTGTAGATAAGGGCAATAAATAAAGAGAGGATATATATGAGACAATTCAAATTAGTAGTTGCTACACTTGTGGCGTTTATAATTAGTTTTAGTTCTATGAGTCATTTATTAGTCTATGCGCAAGATGAAGGGGATCGTGTTCCGTATTCTGTTCAACCGCTATTACCTGATAATCAAGTAAATTCAGACGTGACCTACTTCGATATAGCAATGGATAAGGGACAAGAACAATCATTAGAAGTGATAGTGTTTAACTCATCGGATCAAGAAATTAAAGTTTCCGTGGCGACCAATTTTGCGGCAACGAATGGGAATGGATTGATTACGTATGATGGTAGTATTGAACAATATGATCAATCGATGCAGTTTTTATTTAGTGAAATTGCCAAACCTCGGGATGAAGAATTGACAGTCGCTCCGGGAGAATTACTGGTTACATACATTGATATTGATCTACCTGATGAATCTTTCGATGGCCAAATACTTGGCGGCATTTACTTCACGTTACTTGAGGATGAAGAAGAATTGGAAGGGGCAGTTGGCTTCATTAATGAGTACAGTTATGCAATCGGTGTCAATATTACTGAAAAAGACAATAATACAGTAGTGACGCCACAGTTAGAATTAAGAGAAGTGACGCCGGAGTTGATTAACCACCGAACTGGTATTCAGACAACTTTTGCTAACACAACACCGGTATTGATTAGTCAATTAGAATTCGAAGGGCGTATATATCGCCAAGACTCAGAAGAAGCGCTATATACCCGCACGGTTCAGCCATTTTCAGTTGGTCCAAATAATTTATTCCATTTCCCTGTGTCATTAGAGGATAAACCACTTAAACCGGGAGAGTATGTTTTCCGTGGACATGCCAAAAATGACGACCACCAGTGGGAATTCGATCAAACATTTTCGATTTCTGAAGAAGAATCCAATACGATTAATGACCAAGCAGTTGTATTAGAAGAAACGAGTCCATGGAACGGCTGGTTAATTAGTGCGGTAGTGGTTATTGGTCTATTATTGGGTGTGATTATTTATTTAATGTATCGAAATAATGCATCAGATCAGTAATGAAGGAGAGAACAATATGGATAAAATAAAACAACTCACGGTTAATTTACTCCTTATATTTACGCTTCTCTTTGTTCATATTCCTGTAACAGCGACTGAAATGGTTGAATTTTATGTGAAGCAACCGGTTGAAGCAACAGATCTTATTGAAGGGCAAGGATTACCCAAGCAACCTGTTCAGTTGACGATTAATAAGGGAACAGCGGAAGAAGTGTTAGTAAGAGAAACCACTGATGATAACGGACGATTTGTTTTCAAGCACTTATCTCCGTTAACGACAGAGGATAAACTACTCATTGAGCAAGGGCTTAATAAACTTCAAGTCAATGTGCTGACGGAGGAAGAAGCCGTACAAGCGCCGGAACGGGTTAGGTTAGTTGGGGAGTTCAATACAGAAGGACTTGTTGAAGATACTGAAGAAAACATGGAATCAACAGCAGATTCGGCGACTGATCAGACAGTGGGGGAAGCACCGGTAGAGGAGTCTGAAGAAAATACAACTGAAGATAGCACAGATGGTGAGCAGACACAAGAAGGCACTTTGGAAGCTGATGCGGAGGGAACAGATGCTGAAGAGAATGCGACAGAAGGAGATTCTGAAGAAGAGCCTGAGAACGAAGAAGATCCAGAATCAGAAGACACTGAGGATGAAGCGATAGAAGATAGTGAAGACGAATCAGCGGAGACAGACAGCCTTACGCCTAGAAGTCGCAAACCTCGTGCCGCTGGAGATGAGGGAGATCCGATTCCTAATCAGATAAGAGGGAATACCGCTAACGTATCTAACGTGAATGGATTTCTTCAAGCGATGGGCAACCGACAAGTTGAAGTCGTTAATCTAAATGCCAATATAACCTTAAATGCGAATCAATCTAAAGATCCTCGATTGCAGAAAATTACGACGAGTACAGGACAAAAAGTCATTGACGGACAAGGCCGATATTCATTAATTATGAACACAAATGGAACGGAAAGCATTAACATCGCTTCAGGTCAGACGATGATTGTGCAGAATATTCCTAACATGTATCGAGAATCAAATAATTGGAGGGGAGGCGGGTTTAACGGATTATTTAGTTTAAATGCAGGCGCCGTTCTAAATGTGGCTAACTCTACTTATAATAGTGGAGGACTTGGCACACGCGGTAATCGACATATTTATCATTTAGCAGCAGGTAAAGCAGCTACAGTTAGATTTTTTGGAACTGTTACGATTAATAATCATTCTAGAATAGTTGATTATCCACGGGCAGTGGAAGTTAAAGCCGTTGAAATAACACCTGGCGCCAGATTACAAGTTAACGGCGCTGGAATCTTTTTTCAAAATATGCAGGGTGGAGGTCCGGGGTATACTGGGATTCATGTTCAAAGTGGTGGTTCGTTGAATATGAATTTATGGACGAATGAATTTGGAATGTATTTTGATGGGGATAGTCGTAATCCTAAGATCCAAATAGATTCAGGCGCCGCGTTCAATGTGCGTGTTGATAGTTCGATTCGATCTCTTATTCAAATTGGTGGCCATGTGGTTGTTCGATTCATTATCAATCAACCAGGTAGTGTTGTTCTACAACAAAATCAAGGGAATAATATGTATATGTACGACGGGGAAATAGGAAGAGATGCTAAAAATCCAACAACTGGAATAAGATTTTACCTAAGTAATGTGACGCTTACTAGAACAGGTAATTTACAAGGGGGACTTCGAACATTTACCACTACTCCACAACACACGCCGGCTAATCCGGGAACATTTACGACAACTATACTCAATGAAAATGGGCGGCGAACATATTACTCGGGGCTATTCGATAAACAGCTTAGTAAATTAGAATTTACAACCGCGATTACATCTACGGTTGTAGAAGTAAATGATATCCTTGATTATGATAAGACCATTACGGGGAAAGCAACACCTGGCTCAACGGTTACCGTAACAGATGGTAATATGAGTAAAACAGGTCAGACTGATGGACAAGGGAACTTCACGATTAGATTAGATCGACCGTTTAATGGGGGAACAGAATTAACCTTTACAGCACAAAAAGATGGGACTCGACCAATTGGCAGCATCTCAAAAACGGTCATAAAAACAACACTAGCGATTGAAAGTGTAGGAAAAATGAACTTTGGAACACATCCATTTTCAATGACCGATAAGACGTATAAGCTAGAGGAACCATTAACAGTAAACGTTCGTGATTCTCATCCAAGTAATCTACCAGAACGTAATTGGTGGGTGACTGCTCAAGTAACAGAAACGTTCAAAACAAGAGATAATAAAAAGTTAGATGATATTTTATTCTACAATAATGGACGAGGAGATACATCATTAGCGCGAGGTGCAGTTGAAGTGTTCAATAAGAAAGAAGCAACATACAATCAAGCAACGGGTGTATCAAGTAAAACTTGGAAGAAAGGGAATAATAATTTTGTGGTCAAAGTCAATCCACTATTAAAAGGTGCGACAACGAATAAAGAATATAAAGCAACTGTTAAATGGACATTGGTGAATGGACCCAGATAATATATAAGATAAAGGTGATGGCTAAGCCGTCACCTTTTAAATAACCTATAAAAGCAAACTCGTTTTTTTGTGACTAGTGAAAAGTAGTGAATGGCAAAAGAATATGACAATTGTGTTACAAATAAATGCAATTGAAATTAAACAAATTATAAATTAATTTAAAAGATTATATTATACAAATAGGGTGAATAATTTATAAAAAAACAACAGAATTTACTTTGCATAGTTGTCAAGTTTATTGTATGATTAAAGAGTGTGGAAAAGTATGTTTACCGCAAATATGTAGCTAATAATTAATGGAAAAATTAGGAGGAATTTATACATGGTAGGGAAGAATAATACACAAGAGAGATTCCGTCGCAATGCGACAAAAGACAAGCGTTACACGCTTAAAAAGTTAAGTGTTGGCTTGGCATCTGTTGCATTAGGAACGGTCTTATTCTTAAATGGAGCAGAGACAGTTAGTGCAGAAACGGAAGTATCTGAACCAAATGAAACAACAGATGCATTGTCCGAAGTTGAACAAGTAACACAACCTGTTCAATCTACTTTCCAATTCTCATACGTAAGAAATGGCGGACAGATCGATGGGTTTACAGGGGACTATGCGAATGCACATGAAGCAGAAAAAGCATTCCGCCACCACGCCAACCAACATGGATATACATTATTAAATATCCGCCTAGAAGGTAATACATTTATCGCTGATGTACAAGCAGATAACAGCACCTTCCAGTTTAATTACTTAAATGAAGCAACTGGTGAAAAACTGGATAGCTTCTTTGGTGATTACTTGAACGCAAGTGAAGCAGAAAAAGACTTCCGTAACTACGCAAACGAACACGGCTATACGTTATCAAATGTTCGTTTAGAAGGTAATACTTTTACAGCTGATGTTGCCGTAGCGGAAGAAAGTCAACCAGCTGAAGCAACCTTCCAATTCATCTACCGTAATAAAGAAACTGGCAAGAAATTGGATGGCTTCTTC
Coding sequences:
- a CDS encoding Ig-like domain-containing protein, yielding MDKIKQLTVNLLLIFTLLFVHIPVTATEMVEFYVKQPVEATDLIEGQGLPKQPVQLTINKGTAEEVLVRETTDDNGRFVFKHLSPLTTEDKLLIEQGLNKLQVNVLTEEEAVQAPERVRLVGEFNTEGLVEDTEENMESTADSATDQTVGEAPVEESEENTTEDSTDGEQTQEGTLEADAEGTDAEENATEGDSEEEPENEEDPESEDTEDEAIEDSEDESAETDSLTPRSRKPRAAGDEGDPIPNQIRGNTANVSNVNGFLQAMGNRQVEVVNLNANITLNANQSKDPRLQKITTSTGQKVIDGQGRYSLIMNTNGTESINIASGQTMIVQNIPNMYRESNNWRGGGFNGLFSLNAGAVLNVANSTYNSGGLGTRGNRHIYHLAAGKAATVRFFGTVTINNHSRIVDYPRAVEVKAVEITPGARLQVNGAGIFFQNMQGGGPGYTGIHVQSGGSLNMNLWTNEFGMYFDGDSRNPKIQIDSGAAFNVRVDSSIRSLIQIGGHVVVRFIINQPGSVVLQQNQGNNMYMYDGEIGRDAKNPTTGIRFYLSNVTLTRTGNLQGGLRTFTTTPQHTPANPGTFTTTILNENGRRTYYSGLFDKQLSKLEFTTAITSTVVEVNDILDYDKTITGKATPGSTVTVTDGNMSKTGQTDGQGNFTIRLDRPFNGGTELTFTAQKDGTRPIGSISKTVIKTTLAIESVGKMNFGTHPFSMTDKTYKLEEPLTVNVRDSHPSNLPERNWWVTAQVTETFKTRDNKKLDDILFYNNGRGDTSLARGAVEVFNKKEATYNQATGVSSKTWKKGNNNFVVKVNPLLKGATTNKEYKATVKWTLVNGPR
- a CDS encoding DUF916 and DUF3324 domain-containing protein, which gives rise to MRQFKLVVATLVAFIISFSSMSHLLVYAQDEGDRVPYSVQPLLPDNQVNSDVTYFDIAMDKGQEQSLEVIVFNSSDQEIKVSVATNFAATNGNGLITYDGSIEQYDQSMQFLFSEIAKPRDEELTVAPGELLVTYIDIDLPDESFDGQILGGIYFTLLEDEEELEGAVGFINEYSYAIGVNITEKDNNTVVTPQLELREVTPELINHRTGIQTTFANTTPVLISQLEFEGRIYRQDSEEALYTRTVQPFSVGPNNLFHFPVSLEDKPLKPGEYVFRGHAKNDDHQWEFDQTFSISEEESNTINDQAVVLEETSPWNGWLISAVVVIGLLLGVIIYLMYRNNASDQ
- a CDS encoding WxL domain-containing protein, which codes for MQLSKVKKFLTASAVAGVLLGATTLAGDVYAVGSHNSNATIKFTEPTDDVNVLDPTDPEKTLDPQPNEGKTGDTGPLTLDYVTNLDFGTHAVSIAEQTYTATNDPQPFTQVTDRRGTSTGWTLTVQAATFQSNGQNTLPGASLTFENGTTASNLNGLDAPRVNSPINVTTGGNAVNVTVANVGQGRGTWITRWSKDDVKLTIPQGTATEGTHTSQLTWTLSDAPQ